In Zonotrichia albicollis isolate bZonAlb1 chromosome 3, bZonAlb1.hap1, whole genome shotgun sequence, a single window of DNA contains:
- the ELOVL4 gene encoding very long chain fatty acid elongase 4 isoform X2 has product MQSPFPTLTISTIYLLTVWLGPKWMKTREPFQLRFLLVVYNFGMVLLNFFIFKELFLSSRARGYSYVCQSVDYSDNVYEVRIAAALWWYYVSKGIEYLDTVFFILRKKFNQISFLHVYHHFTMFTLWWIGIKWVAGGQAFFGAQMNAFIHVIMYMYYGLAACGPKFQKYLWWKRYLTILQLVQFHVTIGHTAMSIYIDCPFPKWMHWGVIFYAITFIFLFGNFYYRTYKLPKEPVKNGKIANGAVANGVSKPENNAVVENGKKQKKGKAKGE; this is encoded by the exons ATGCAGTCTCCATTCCCAACACTGACTATCAGCACTATTTATCTCCTCACTGTCTGGCTGGGCCCCAAGTGGATGAAGACGAGAGAACCCTTCCAGCTGCGCTTCCTGTTGGTTGTTTACAACTTTGGGATGGTTCTGCTCAACTTCTTCATTTTCAAAGAG TTGTTCTTGTCATCAAGAGCTCGAGGGTACAGCTATGTCTGCCAGAGTGTGGATTATTCAGATAATGTTTATGAAGTTAGG ATAGCTGCTGCTCTATGGTGGTATTATGTCTCTAAAGGAATTGAATATTTGGATACAGTATTCTTCATCCTGAGGAAGAAATTTAACCAAATTAGTTTCCTTCATGTCTATCACCATTTCACCATGTTCACCTTGTGGTGGATTGGTATTAAGTGGGTTGCAGGTGGACAAG CTTTTTTCGGAGCTCAAATGAATGCATTTATTCATGTCATTATGTACATGTATTATGGATTGGCAGCTTGTGGCCCTAAATTTCAGAAATACCTGTGGTGGAAACGATATTTGACCATATTGCAATTG GTGCAGTTCCATGTGACTATTGGCCACACAGCCATGTCTATTTATATTGATTGTCCTTTCCCTAAATGGATGCACTGGGGTGTCATTTTCTATGCTATCACCTTCATTTTCCTGTTTGGTAACTTCTACTATCGGACATATAAGCTGCCCAAGGAACCTGTAAAGAATGGCAAAATAGCAAATGGTGCTGTTGCAAATGGAGTAAGCAAACCAGAAAATAATGCTGTggtggaaaatggaaaaaagcagaaaaagggaaaagcaaaagGAGAGTAA